One part of the Microcoleus sp. bin38.metabat.b11b12b14.051 genome encodes these proteins:
- a CDS encoding TenA family protein, protein MTNSKYLWQANQDLREGCLQHPFVRGIADGSLPQNSFAYYVAQDAFFLKAFARAYSIAAAKAPDWEGFEILHNLGGGVLEELHLHQGYAAKWGVNLPEIKPGIATRRYKDFLLATAWGSGVGLTVAAMTPCLRLYAFLGQQLAQPHIPEHALSEWISTYSSPEFEILASRLESLVDRYAESTPEVEATYRYAMLCERDFFQAAWEVE, encoded by the coding sequence ATGACAAATTCTAAGTATCTTTGGCAAGCAAATCAAGACTTAAGGGAAGGTTGCCTGCAACATCCTTTTGTCAGAGGCATTGCTGACGGCAGCCTACCCCAAAATAGTTTTGCATATTACGTTGCACAAGACGCATTTTTTCTGAAAGCATTTGCCCGCGCTTACAGCATTGCTGCGGCAAAAGCACCCGATTGGGAGGGGTTTGAAATCCTCCACAATCTCGGCGGTGGCGTTTTGGAAGAATTGCACCTGCATCAAGGATATGCAGCGAAATGGGGTGTAAACTTGCCCGAGATCAAACCCGGAATCGCTACCCGCCGCTACAAGGATTTTTTATTAGCAACAGCTTGGGGAAGCGGTGTAGGTTTAACAGTAGCAGCGATGACTCCTTGTTTGCGGTTGTATGCTTTTTTGGGGCAGCAGTTAGCTCAACCTCATATACCGGAACACGCCTTGAGCGAGTGGATTTCTACCTACAGCAGCCCGGAGTTTGAGATTTTAGCTTCGCGGCTGGAAAGTTTGGTCGATCGCTATGCCGAATCTACGCCCGAAGTAGAAGCCACCTATCGCTATGCTATGCTGTGCGAAAGAGACTTTTTTCAGGCAGCATGGGAGGTAGAGTAA
- a CDS encoding mannosyltransferase family protein, which yields MKNTELHPEVTPHRDRHNSRDGLIFVLAMWFLSRSVIAIGMQLIAPLVCKKSPVYAIEPPLGFVSGFLPKSGWELFSHWDGKWYIEIATLGYSYADDGQHHSVAFYPLFPLLVRGLITLGIQVEVAGVLINSLAFMGALVLVYFWVEQRYDTGAAKWTTAVLAWCPFSLFCTVIYTEGLFLFLTASALRAFERGEYIWAGFWGALTTATRGPEVALIPTFLLTAWREKRPPIAYAAGLASAIGLLSFSLYCGLTFGDALAFIHVQKAWVQPTWLDIFRDFFSFRVQAVSKVGMIFGGGYLLWYLRKKLSITLISFGFCSLALLLNSGALQSVHRYAYGILSLSIALGLLLSSQRRWGYAVMTLFPTFLLYMAVKFAAWA from the coding sequence ATGAAAAATACTGAGTTACACCCAGAAGTAACTCCGCATCGCGATCGCCACAACAGCAGGGACGGGTTAATTTTTGTACTTGCTATGTGGTTTCTGAGCCGATCGGTAATTGCGATCGGGATGCAGCTAATTGCTCCTTTAGTCTGCAAGAAGTCGCCAGTGTATGCCATTGAGCCACCTCTGGGTTTTGTGAGTGGCTTCCTTCCCAAAAGTGGCTGGGAATTGTTTTCGCACTGGGACGGTAAATGGTACATCGAAATCGCTACTTTAGGCTACAGCTATGCAGATGACGGGCAGCATCATTCTGTTGCTTTTTATCCGCTGTTTCCTTTGCTGGTGCGCGGGCTGATAACTTTGGGGATACAAGTGGAAGTAGCGGGGGTACTAATCAATAGTTTGGCATTTATGGGTGCATTAGTGCTGGTTTACTTTTGGGTAGAACAGCGATACGATACAGGTGCAGCTAAGTGGACGACTGCTGTACTTGCCTGGTGTCCGTTTTCGCTATTTTGTACTGTTATCTACACAGAAGGATTGTTTTTGTTCCTAACAGCATCGGCTTTGCGAGCTTTTGAGAGGGGCGAGTATATTTGGGCGGGTTTTTGGGGTGCTTTGACGACGGCTACTAGGGGGCCGGAAGTGGCACTGATACCTACTTTTTTGCTGACAGCTTGGAGGGAAAAAAGACCTCCTATCGCTTATGCTGCGGGTTTGGCTAGCGCGATCGGGTTGTTGTCATTTAGTTTGTATTGTGGTCTGACTTTTGGAGATGCCTTAGCATTTATTCACGTCCAAAAAGCCTGGGTTCAGCCTACTTGGTTGGACATATTTCGGGATTTTTTTAGTTTCCGCGTGCAAGCTGTTAGTAAAGTTGGGATGATTTTTGGCGGTGGCTATTTGTTGTGGTACTTGCGAAAAAAGCTCAGCATTACACTCATCAGCTTCGGTTTTTGCTCTTTAGCGCTGTTGCTCAACTCCGGTGCTCTCCAATCGGTTCACCGCTATGCTTACGGGATTTTGTCGCTATCGATCGCACTCGGTTTACTTTTGAGCAGTCAGCGTCGTTGGGGATATGCTGTGATGACATTATTTCCTACATTCCTGCTGTACATGGCTGTTAAATTTGCTGCGTGGGCATAG